The following are from one region of the Mannheimia granulomatis genome:
- the napH gene encoding quinol dehydrogenase ferredoxin subunit NapH — MAANSPKHAGLEARQKLGFWHANRFLILRRLSQLSIILMFLSGPIWNVWILKGNYSGSLLLDTVPMTDSLMTAQVLATGYQPEWTVLIGALIIVAFYAIVGSKLFCSWVCPMNIVTDSAAWLRRKLGIRQSAKLPRGLRYIILAVILIGSAISGTLLWEWINPVAALGRVFVFGLGATLWLVLVVFLFDLLVVEHGWCGHLCPIGATYALIGAKSLIKVKVVDRNRCDNCMDCYNVCPEPQVLRVPLHGKPEDSTVILSKDCITCGRCIDVCAEKVFAFGTRFQGSIDVKNI; from the coding sequence ATGGCAGCAAATTCACCTAAACACGCAGGCTTGGAAGCCCGCCAAAAATTGGGCTTTTGGCACGCAAACCGCTTTCTGATTTTAAGACGATTAAGTCAGCTCAGTATCATTTTAATGTTCTTAAGCGGTCCAATTTGGAACGTCTGGATTTTAAAAGGTAACTACAGCGGCAGTTTATTGCTCGACACTGTGCCGATGACTGATTCGCTAATGACTGCACAAGTGCTGGCAACCGGTTATCAACCTGAATGGACAGTGCTGATTGGAGCATTAATTATTGTTGCATTCTATGCGATTGTCGGTAGCAAGCTATTTTGTAGCTGGGTTTGCCCGATGAATATAGTAACTGATTCGGCTGCTTGGCTAAGACGCAAATTAGGTATTCGCCAAAGTGCAAAATTACCACGCGGTTTACGCTATATCATTTTAGCAGTGATTTTAATCGGTAGTGCGATTTCCGGCACGCTATTATGGGAGTGGATTAACCCTGTCGCAGCATTAGGTAGAGTATTTGTGTTTGGCTTAGGGGCGACGCTTTGGCTAGTGTTAGTGGTGTTCTTATTCGACTTATTAGTGGTTGAACACGGTTGGTGCGGACACCTTTGCCCGATTGGTGCAACTTATGCGTTAATTGGTGCAAAAAGCCTAATCAAGGTCAAGGTGGTTGATCGTAATCGTTGTGATAATTGTATGGATTGCTATAACGTTTGCCCTGAGCCACAAGTGCTTCGAGTGCCATTACATGGCAAACCGGAAGATAGCACTGTTATTTTATCGAAAGATTGTATTACCTGCGGACGTTGTATTGACGTTTGTGCCGAAAAAGTTTTTGCCTTTGGAACACGTTTTCAAGGCAGTATTGATGTAAAGAATATTTAA
- a CDS encoding chaperone NapD, with product MSEKLSENENWYVCSLVVQAKPDRLDAVKAEILNIPFTEIHGEKAEEGKLVVTIESNVHLALSDRIDQIKDIKGVIVVSLISNYIDEQ from the coding sequence ATGAGTGAAAAATTATCTGAAAACGAAAATTGGTATGTGTGTAGCCTTGTGGTACAAGCAAAGCCAGACAGATTAGATGCTGTAAAAGCAGAGATTCTGAATATTCCTTTTACTGAAATTCATGGTGAGAAAGCAGAGGAAGGTAAGTTAGTCGTGACGATTGAAAGCAATGTGCATTTAGCCCTTTCAGATCGCATTGATCAGATTAAAGATATAAAAGGTGTGATTGTAGTGTCTTTAATTTCTAACTATATCGATGAGCAGTAA
- a CDS encoding nitrate reductase cytochrome c-type subunit, translating into MRKYLALILVAMSGFAMAESPKLSGGIDGTTESVAPGFHNPQKNVGNIPTTFPFQPPLVPHSIRGLQVSKNVNHCLGCHASEPSKTTGATPLPPSHFTDRNGKMHGSESPSRYFCLQCHVQQTDVNPIVQNKFDSARQSQGK; encoded by the coding sequence ATGAGAAAATATCTTGCCCTAATTTTAGTCGCAATGTCGGGCTTTGCGATGGCAGAATCCCCAAAACTCTCAGGTGGTATTGATGGTACAACTGAAAGTGTGGCTCCGGGATTTCATAATCCACAAAAAAATGTTGGGAATATTCCGACTACTTTTCCATTCCAACCGCCGTTGGTTCCGCACAGCATTCGTGGCTTACAAGTGAGTAAAAATGTGAACCATTGTTTAGGTTGCCATGCCTCTGAGCCATCTAAAACCACAGGCGCAACTCCTTTACCGCCAAGTCATTTTACTGATCGTAATGGTAAGATGCATGGTAGCGAATCACCAAGCCGTTATTTCTGTTTACAGTGCCACGTGCAACAAACAGATGTGAATCCAATCGTTCAAAATAAATTTGATTCTGCACGTCAATCGCAAGGTAAATAA
- a CDS encoding diaminobutyrate--2-oxoglutarate transaminase translates to MTIKTPVQAVLASNQYFLDRQDAMESNVRSYPRKLPFAYQKAQGVWVTDVEGNEYLDFLAGAGTLALGHNHPQLMQAIKDVLDSGLPLHSLDITTPLKDAFTEELLSFFPKDKYILQFTGPSGADANEAAIKLAKTYTGRGNVIAFSGGFHGMTHGALSLTGNLSAKNAVQGLMPGVQFMPYPHEYRCPFGIGGEAGAKAVEHYFENFIEDVESGVVKPAAVILEAIQGEGGVVPAPISFLQKVREVTKKHGILMIVDEVQAGFCRSGKMFAFEHAGIEPDIVVMSKAIGGSLPLAVLAIKKEFDAWQPAGHTGTFRGNQLAMATGYVSLKIMREENLAQNAKERGEYLTKALGELSQEFPCIGNVRGKGLMMGIDIVDEHKPQDATGAYPRDCDLAVAIQKYCFKNRLLLERGGRGGNVVRILCAVNITQAECEEFIKRFKKSVAEAVKAVRG, encoded by the coding sequence ATGACAATTAAAACTCCTGTTCAAGCAGTTCTTGCTTCAAACCAATACTTTTTAGATCGCCAAGATGCAATGGAATCCAACGTACGTAGTTATCCTCGTAAATTACCGTTTGCATATCAAAAAGCACAAGGTGTTTGGGTAACGGATGTTGAAGGCAATGAATATCTTGATTTTTTAGCAGGTGCAGGAACCCTAGCATTAGGTCATAATCATCCTCAGTTAATGCAAGCTATCAAAGATGTGTTAGATAGTGGTTTGCCATTACACTCTTTAGATATTACTACTCCATTGAAAGATGCATTTACTGAAGAACTATTATCTTTCTTCCCTAAAGATAAATACATCTTACAATTTACCGGTCCATCTGGTGCAGATGCTAACGAAGCAGCAATCAAATTAGCAAAAACTTATACAGGCCGTGGCAATGTGATTGCGTTTTCCGGTGGTTTCCATGGTATGACTCACGGTGCTTTATCTTTAACCGGTAACTTAAGTGCAAAAAATGCGGTACAAGGTTTGATGCCGGGTGTGCAATTTATGCCTTATCCACATGAATACCGCTGCCCGTTTGGCATTGGTGGTGAGGCGGGTGCAAAAGCAGTTGAGCATTATTTTGAAAACTTTATCGAAGATGTTGAAAGTGGTGTCGTAAAACCGGCAGCCGTTATTCTTGAAGCAATTCAAGGTGAAGGCGGTGTGGTACCGGCTCCAATCAGCTTCTTACAAAAAGTGCGTGAAGTAACAAAAAAACATGGTATTTTAATGATTGTGGATGAAGTGCAAGCCGGTTTCTGTCGTTCAGGCAAAATGTTTGCTTTTGAGCATGCAGGCATTGAGCCGGATATCGTCGTGATGTCTAAAGCGATTGGTGGTAGCTTGCCATTAGCGGTATTAGCAATCAAAAAAGAATTTGATGCGTGGCAGCCGGCAGGTCATACAGGCACATTCCGTGGTAACCAATTAGCAATGGCGACAGGTTATGTATCATTAAAAATTATGCGTGAAGAAAACTTGGCTCAAAATGCAAAAGAGAGAGGCGAGTACTTAACTAAAGCATTAGGCGAATTAAGCCAAGAGTTCCCTTGTATCGGTAACGTGCGTGGTAAAGGCTTAATGATGGGTATTGATATTGTTGATGAGCATAAGCCTCAGGATGCAACCGGTGCATACCCACGCGATTGTGATTTAGCTGTCGCGATTCAAAAATACTGTTTTAAAAACAGACTGTTATTAGAGCGTGGCGGCCGTGGTGGTAACGTGGTACGTATTCTTTGTGCAGTAAATATCACCCAAGCAGAATGTGAAGAGTTTATCAAGCGCTTCAAAAAATCTGTTGCTGAAGCAGTAAAAGCAGTGCGTGGTTAA
- the ddc gene encoding L-2,4-diaminobutyrate decarboxylase: MTDISKHRQSLFCSDPQSIADYETAMNNAVKAVSNWLKNEKMYTGGSIKQMRALIDGFKPTKEGVGVQKSLEHLVDIFLNPSLKVHHPHSLAHLHCPTMVTSQIAEVLINATNQSMDSWDQSPAGSIMEEHLIDWLRQKVGYGKGTSGVFTSGGTQSNLMGVLLARDWAIANHWKKDDGSEWSVQVDGIPADAMKNVKVVCSENAHFSVQKNMAMMGMGFQSVVTVPSNANAQMDVDALAKTLATLKAEGKIVACIVATAGTTDAGAIDDLKAIRKLADEYKAWVHVDAAWGGALLLSKDFRHFLDGIELTDSITLDFHKHFFQSISCGAFLLKDEANYRFIDYKADYLNSEYDEEHGVPNLVAKSLQTTRRFDALKLWFTVEALGEDLYASMIDHGVYLSKEVEAYITETKGLEMLVPAQFASVLFRVVPEGYPAEFVDTLNQNVADELFARGEANIGVTKVGNNQSLKMTTLSPIATLENVKALLGQVLAEADRIKDSIVNGTYVPPID; the protein is encoded by the coding sequence ATGACCGATATTTCCAAACACAGACAATCCCTGTTTTGTAGTGATCCACAATCTATTGCGGATTATGAAACAGCAATGAATAATGCGGTGAAAGCAGTTTCAAATTGGCTTAAAAACGAAAAAATGTACACCGGTGGTTCAATTAAGCAAATGCGGGCTTTAATTGATGGCTTCAAACCGACTAAAGAAGGCGTTGGAGTGCAAAAATCGCTAGAGCATTTGGTCGATATTTTCTTAAATCCAAGCTTAAAAGTACACCATCCGCACTCATTAGCCCACTTGCATTGTCCGACAATGGTCACTAGCCAAATTGCGGAAGTGCTGATTAATGCGACTAACCAATCAATGGACTCTTGGGATCAAAGCCCGGCTGGTTCTATTATGGAAGAGCATTTAATTGATTGGTTACGCCAAAAAGTCGGCTATGGTAAAGGCACATCAGGCGTATTTACCTCTGGCGGCACGCAATCCAACTTAATGGGTGTGTTATTAGCACGTGACTGGGCAATTGCAAATCATTGGAAAAAAGATGATGGCTCAGAGTGGTCGGTACAGGTTGATGGTATTCCTGCCGATGCCATGAAAAATGTAAAAGTAGTTTGTTCGGAAAATGCTCACTTCTCAGTGCAAAAAAATATGGCAATGATGGGAATGGGCTTCCAATCTGTGGTAACTGTGCCCTCAAATGCAAATGCTCAAATGGATGTTGATGCACTAGCCAAAACCCTTGCTACGTTAAAAGCAGAAGGCAAAATTGTGGCTTGTATTGTGGCAACAGCAGGAACAACAGATGCCGGTGCGATTGACGATCTGAAAGCGATTCGTAAGTTAGCGGATGAATACAAAGCTTGGGTTCATGTGGATGCAGCCTGGGGTGGTGCGTTATTGTTATCGAAAGATTTCCGCCATTTCTTAGATGGTATTGAACTAACAGATTCAATTACACTGGATTTCCATAAACATTTCTTCCAGTCGATTTCTTGTGGTGCTTTCTTGTTAAAAGACGAAGCGAATTACCGTTTCATTGATTACAAGGCAGATTACTTAAACTCAGAATATGATGAAGAACACGGTGTGCCGAATTTAGTGGCAAAATCGCTACAGACCACCCGCCGTTTTGATGCGTTAAAATTGTGGTTTACAGTAGAAGCCTTAGGTGAAGATTTATATGCTTCTATGATTGACCATGGTGTTTATTTATCAAAAGAGGTTGAGGCTTATATTACTGAGACGAAAGGCTTGGAAATGCTTGTGCCTGCACAATTTGCTTCGGTGTTATTCCGTGTCGTGCCAGAGGGGTATCCGGCAGAGTTTGTTGATACCTTAAACCAAAATGTGGCAGATGAACTTTTTGCCCGTGGTGAGGCAAATATTGGGGTAACAAAAGTCGGCAATAATCAATCGTTGAAGATGACGACTTTAAGCCCAATCGCCACCCTTGAAAACGTAAAAGCGTTGTTGGGTCAAGTATTGGCAGAAGCAGATCGTATTAAAGATTCAATTGTAAACGGTACTTACGTTCCACCGATTGACTAG
- the napF gene encoding ferredoxin-type protein NapF codes for MTNISNQSLPRRSFLQGHFLDSLKSEKVSQQRREPIRPPWANLANFLEKCTACHRCIETCETQILIKGAGGYPEVNFNHGECTFCEKCVQSCEVGVFRETSEEAWTHKINVQPSCLLKRGTECRSCGDSCEMRVIRFRPSLGGIAEMALNLESCTGCGACVSVCPTGAIQIQQANQYE; via the coding sequence TTGACCAATATTTCAAATCAATCACTTCCTCGCCGTAGCTTTTTACAAGGGCATTTTTTAGATTCCTTAAAAAGTGAGAAAGTCAGCCAACAGAGGCGTGAGCCGATTCGTCCGCCTTGGGCTAATTTAGCAAATTTTTTAGAAAAATGCACCGCTTGTCATCGCTGTATTGAGACTTGTGAAACACAAATCCTGATAAAAGGGGCTGGCGGTTATCCGGAAGTGAATTTTAATCATGGCGAATGTACTTTTTGTGAAAAATGTGTGCAATCGTGTGAAGTTGGCGTGTTTCGAGAGACAAGCGAAGAAGCTTGGACACATAAAATCAATGTGCAGCCAAGTTGCTTATTAAAGCGCGGGACTGAGTGCCGAAGTTGTGGTGATAGCTGTGAGATGAGAGTAATCCGTTTTCGTCCAAGTTTGGGCGGGATTGCTGAAATGGCGTTAAATTTAGAAAGTTGTACCGGTTGTGGGGCTTGTGTAAGCGTTTGTCCTACAGGTGCAATTCAAATTCAACAAGCAAATCAATATGAGTGA
- the rpmG gene encoding 50S ribosomal protein L33 produces the protein MAAKGAREKIRLVSTAETGHFYTTDKNKRNMPEKMEIKKFDPVVRKHVIYKEAKIK, from the coding sequence ATGGCAGCTAAAGGCGCTCGTGAGAAAATCCGTTTAGTTTCTACAGCAGAAACAGGTCATTTCTACACAACAGACAAAAACAAACGTAATATGCCAGAAAAAATGGAAATCAAAAAATTTGATCCGGTTGTGCGTAAACACGTTATCTACAAAGAAGCAAAAATCAAATAA
- a CDS encoding NAD(P)H-dependent oxidoreductase, translating into MNHLIIYAHPNPNSFNHAILNKTVESSSSSKVIVRDLYQLDFSPTLSWHELKQSLSRQYSLDIAREHQYWREADLITLIYPLWWMGFPAILKGYLDRVLSYDFAYRNGETESIGLLTGKKMQQFVTLGNSNEKYERKGFLSAFEHTLGKGLFEFCGIQEVKMHYFGNVGLKETDYAAILQQVAVSCREMLE; encoded by the coding sequence ATGAACCACCTCATTATTTATGCCCATCCCAATCCAAACAGTTTTAACCATGCTATTTTAAATAAAACGGTTGAATCCTCTTCTTCATCCAAAGTTATAGTAAGAGATCTTTACCAACTTGATTTCTCTCCCACGCTAAGTTGGCATGAGCTTAAACAAAGTCTTAGCCGGCAATATTCCTTAGACATTGCCAGAGAACATCAATATTGGCGAGAAGCTGACCTTATTACTTTAATTTATCCGCTTTGGTGGATGGGGTTTCCGGCGATTTTAAAAGGCTATTTAGACCGTGTATTAAGTTATGATTTTGCCTACCGTAATGGCGAAACTGAAAGCATTGGCTTACTTACCGGCAAGAAAATGCAACAGTTTGTCACACTCGGTAATTCAAACGAAAAATATGAGAGAAAAGGTTTTTTATCTGCTTTCGAACATACCCTAGGGAAAGGGTTATTTGAGTTCTGTGGTATTCAGGAGGTGAAAATGCACTATTTTGGCAATGTGGGGCTAAAAGAGACCGATTATGCAGCCATCTTGCAACAAGTGGCTGTTTCTTGTCGAGAAATGTTAGAATAA
- the napG gene encoding ferredoxin-type protein NapG, giving the protein MKMDPNRRQFLKNATRTAAGVCGVGVILGLQQQQSFARQGVALRPPGALPEQDFLSACTRCGQCVQACPYDMLHLASLISPVEAGTPYFIARDKPCEMCVDIPCMNACPTGALSEELKDIDDARMGLAVLLDHETCLNWQGLRCDVCYRVCPLIDKAITLEKIHNDRTSIHAKLIPTVHSDACTGCGKCEQACVLEEAAIKVLPMDLAKGLLGRHYRLGWQEKQNAGKSLIEDVHPDGLRPAYDARMPEGLHEPVYQHMEVKPGARVATPSRATQNYVPNSTTVDAPEHFPDLDLNLKGVK; this is encoded by the coding sequence ATGAAAATGGATCCAAATCGCCGTCAGTTTTTAAAAAATGCAACCCGAACCGCCGCAGGCGTTTGTGGTGTGGGGGTGATTTTAGGGTTGCAGCAGCAACAAAGTTTTGCCCGCCAAGGCGTGGCATTACGTCCGCCGGGTGCGTTACCCGAGCAGGATTTCTTAAGTGCCTGCACTCGCTGCGGACAATGCGTTCAGGCTTGCCCTTATGATATGTTGCATTTGGCGTCACTGATTTCCCCTGTGGAGGCTGGTACACCTTATTTCATTGCACGTGATAAACCATGCGAAATGTGCGTAGATATTCCGTGTATGAACGCTTGCCCAACCGGGGCCTTGAGCGAAGAGCTTAAAGATATTGATGATGCAAGAATGGGCTTAGCGGTATTGCTAGATCACGAAACTTGCTTGAACTGGCAAGGTTTGCGTTGTGATGTGTGCTATCGAGTTTGTCCTTTAATTGATAAAGCGATTACACTTGAAAAAATACATAACGACAGAACCTCCATCCACGCAAAATTAATTCCAACTGTGCATTCTGATGCTTGTACAGGTTGTGGCAAATGTGAGCAGGCTTGTGTATTAGAAGAAGCGGCAATCAAAGTATTGCCAATGGATTTGGCGAAAGGGTTGCTTGGTCGCCATTATCGTTTAGGCTGGCAAGAAAAACAAAATGCGGGTAAATCTTTGATTGAAGATGTACATCCAGACGGTTTACGCCCAGCTTACGATGCGAGAATGCCGGAAGGTTTACACGAGCCGGTTTATCAACATATGGAGGTCAAGCCGGGTGCAAGAGTTGCAACACCAAGCCGTGCAACACAAAATTATGTGCCGAACTCAACCACGGTTGATGCACCTGAACATTTCCCTGACTTAGACTTAAATCTGAAGGGGGTGAAATAA
- a CDS encoding NapC/NirT family cytochrome c — translation MLKRFWNWFCRPSKMAIGAVILISALGGIFAWSGFNAGLAMTNTEEFCSDCHMNDVVPEYRASSHYSNRSGVKAICSDCHVPHEFFPKWQRKIIAAKEVYAHIVGKVDTKEKFETYRGEMAEREWARMKANNSQECRNCHNFDDMDFTQQKEVAQRMHTLAQEQGKTCIDCHKGIAHNLPHMEAIQKNFIPDDLLKKSEEKK, via the coding sequence ATGTTAAAAAGATTTTGGAATTGGTTTTGTCGCCCAAGTAAAATGGCGATTGGTGCGGTTATCCTTATTTCAGCACTGGGGGGGATTTTCGCATGGAGTGGTTTTAATGCCGGTCTTGCAATGACGAATACTGAAGAGTTTTGTTCAGATTGTCATATGAATGATGTAGTGCCGGAGTATCGTGCATCATCTCATTACTCAAACCGCAGTGGAGTGAAAGCGATTTGTTCCGATTGCCATGTTCCACATGAATTTTTCCCTAAATGGCAACGTAAAATTATTGCTGCCAAAGAAGTATACGCTCACATTGTTGGTAAGGTAGATACTAAAGAGAAATTTGAAACCTACCGAGGCGAAATGGCGGAACGTGAATGGGCTCGTATGAAGGCGAATAATTCACAAGAGTGTCGAAATTGCCATAACTTTGATGATATGGACTTTACTCAACAAAAAGAAGTTGCACAAAGAATGCATACTTTAGCACAAGAGCAAGGCAAAACCTGTATTGATTGCCATAAAGGTATTGCTCATAATCTTCCACATATGGAAGCAATCCAAAAGAACTTTATTCCGGATGATTTACTAAAAAAATCAGAAGAGAAAAAATAG
- the rpmB gene encoding 50S ribosomal protein L28: MSRVCQVTGKRPAVGNNRSHALNATRRRFLPNLHTHRFWVESENRFVTLRLTAKGMRIIDKKGIDAVLAEIRARGEKI, from the coding sequence ATGTCAAGAGTTTGCCAAGTAACAGGCAAGCGTCCAGCAGTTGGTAACAACCGCTCACACGCATTAAACGCGACTCGTCGTCGTTTTTTACCTAACTTACACACTCACCGTTTCTGGGTTGAGAGTGAAAACCGTTTCGTAACCTTACGTTTAACTGCGAAAGGTATGCGTATTATTGATAAAAAAGGCATTGATGCAGTATTAGCTGAAATCCGTGCTCGTGGCGAAAAAATCTAA
- the napA gene encoding nitrate reductase catalytic subunit NapA: MELNRRDFMKANAAVAAAAAAGIMIPVKNVQADDTGIRWDKAPCRYCGTGCSVLVGTKDGKVVATQGDPDAEVNRGLNCIKGYFLSKMMYGADRMQEPMLRMKDGKFDKNGDFTPVSWEQAFTVMSDKIKAIIKSDGPNAVGMFSSGQTTIFEGYAKVKLWKGGFRSNTIDPNARHCMASAAVAFMRTFGMDEPMGCYNDIEKTDAFVLWGSNMAEMHPILWSRLSDRRLSNDNVRVVVMSTYEHRSFELADTPIIFKPHSDLAILNYIANYIIENDKVNWDFVNKHTKFKRGETNIGYGLRPEHKLQQNTNAKTAGKMYDSDFEEFKKIVAPYTLDEAHRISGVPKEQLQALAEMYADPNRKIVSFWTMGFNQHTRGVWVNHMMYNVHLLTGKIALEGCGPFSLTGQPSACGTAREVGTFIHRLPADMVVTNPKHREIVEKAWKLPAGAIPDVPGYHATAQSRALKDGKMKFLWQMCTNNMQGGPNINEEIFPGWRNPETFIVVSDPYPSVSAVAADLILPTCMWVEKEGAYGNAERRTQFWRQQVKGPANARSDTWQLVEFSKYFKAEEVWPEELLAKAPELRGKTLYEILYTNGKVDSYQVPTNIPGYMNDEAEHFGYYIQKGLFEEYAQFGRGHGHDLADFDTYHKVRGLRWPVVKDEKTGEYKETLWRYREGYDPYVKAGEGVNFYGQPDGKAVILGVPYEAPAEAPDEEYDLWFCTGRVLEHWHTGTMTRRVPELHKAFPTNLVWMHPNDAKKRGLRHGDKVKVISRRGEYVSNLDTRGRNKCPEGLIYSTFFDAGQLINKVTLDATDPISFETDFKKCAVKVVKA, translated from the coding sequence ATGGAACTCAATCGTAGAGATTTTATGAAAGCGAACGCAGCTGTGGCAGCTGCTGCGGCAGCAGGAATTATGATTCCTGTGAAAAACGTTCAGGCAGATGATACAGGCATTCGTTGGGATAAAGCCCCTTGCCGTTATTGTGGTACAGGCTGTAGCGTGCTTGTGGGTACGAAAGACGGCAAAGTGGTAGCAACGCAGGGTGACCCGGATGCAGAAGTAAATCGCGGTTTAAACTGTATTAAAGGTTATTTCTTATCAAAAATGATGTACGGTGCAGACCGTATGCAAGAGCCGATGCTTCGTATGAAAGATGGCAAATTCGATAAGAATGGCGATTTTACTCCAGTTTCTTGGGAACAAGCATTTACGGTAATGTCAGATAAAATCAAAGCTATCATTAAAAGTGATGGTCCGAATGCAGTAGGTATGTTCTCATCAGGTCAAACAACTATTTTTGAAGGTTATGCAAAAGTGAAACTTTGGAAAGGTGGTTTCCGTTCTAATACCATTGACCCGAACGCACGCCACTGTATGGCATCAGCTGCGGTTGCCTTTATGCGTACCTTCGGTATGGACGAGCCGATGGGCTGCTATAACGATATCGAAAAAACCGATGCATTTGTGCTTTGGGGCTCAAATATGGCAGAAATGCACCCAATTTTATGGAGCCGCTTATCTGATCGTCGCCTATCAAATGACAATGTGCGTGTTGTGGTAATGTCCACTTACGAGCACCGTTCATTTGAGTTAGCAGATACACCAATTATCTTTAAACCGCATTCAGACTTAGCAATCCTAAACTACATTGCGAACTACATTATTGAAAACGATAAAGTAAATTGGGATTTCGTAAACAAACATACCAAATTTAAACGTGGTGAAACCAATATCGGTTACGGTTTACGTCCTGAACATAAATTACAGCAAAATACGAATGCTAAAACTGCGGGCAAAATGTATGACAGTGATTTTGAAGAATTTAAGAAAATCGTTGCACCATATACATTAGACGAAGCTCACCGTATTTCGGGTGTGCCGAAAGAGCAGTTACAAGCCTTAGCAGAAATGTATGCTGATCCAAACAGAAAAATTGTTTCATTCTGGACAATGGGCTTCAACCAGCACACTCGTGGTGTATGGGTAAACCATATGATGTATAACGTACACTTATTAACAGGCAAGATTGCATTAGAAGGTTGCGGACCATTCTCTTTAACCGGTCAGCCATCTGCTTGTGGTACAGCCCGTGAAGTAGGAACATTTATCCATCGTTTACCAGCAGATATGGTGGTAACAAATCCTAAACACCGTGAAATTGTTGAGAAAGCGTGGAAATTACCAGCAGGTGCAATTCCAGATGTACCAGGTTATCACGCAACTGCACAAAGTCGTGCATTAAAAGACGGTAAAATGAAATTCTTATGGCAGATGTGTACTAACAATATGCAGGGTGGTCCAAATATCAATGAAGAGATCTTCCCAGGTTGGCGTAATCCTGAAACCTTTATTGTGGTTTCAGATCCGTACCCATCAGTTTCAGCTGTTGCTGCAGATTTAATTCTTCCAACCTGTATGTGGGTGGAAAAAGAAGGTGCCTACGGTAACGCAGAACGCCGTACACAATTCTGGCGTCAGCAAGTGAAAGGACCTGCAAATGCACGTTCTGATACTTGGCAACTTGTAGAATTTTCTAAATACTTCAAAGCAGAAGAAGTATGGCCGGAAGAGTTACTTGCTAAAGCCCCTGAATTACGCGGCAAAACGTTATACGAAATCCTTTACACCAACGGTAAAGTGGACAGCTACCAAGTGCCAACCAATATTCCGGGCTATATGAATGACGAAGCGGAACACTTTGGTTATTACATTCAAAAAGGGTTATTTGAAGAGTACGCTCAATTTGGACGCGGACACGGACACGACTTAGCAGATTTCGATACCTATCACAAAGTGCGTGGTTTACGTTGGCCTGTAGTGAAAGACGAAAAAACAGGCGAATACAAAGAAACCCTATGGCGTTACCGTGAAGGTTACGATCCGTATGTAAAAGCAGGCGAAGGCGTTAACTTCTATGGTCAGCCGGATGGTAAAGCAGTGATTTTAGGTGTGCCTTATGAAGCCCCTGCTGAAGCACCAGATGAAGAATACGATTTATGGTTCTGTACTGGCCGTGTTCTTGAGCACTGGCACACAGGTACAATGACACGTCGTGTTCCTGAGTTACACAAAGCGTTCCCAACCAACTTGGTTTGGATGCACCCGAACGATGCGAAAAAACGTGGCTTACGTCACGGTGACAAAGTGAAAGTGATTTCACGCCGTGGGGAATATGTGTCGAACTTGGATACTCGTGGACGTAATAAATGTCCGGAAGGCTTGATTTACTCGACCTTCTTCGATGCGGGTCAGTTAATTAACAAAGTAACTCTTGATGCAACAGACCCAATTTCATTTGAGACCGACTTCAAAAAATGTGCGGTTAAAGTGGTAAAAGCCTAA